The Deltaproteobacteria bacterium genome includes the window ACTTCACTGTTTCGTCCACAATGTGGAGGATCGGGATCTTTGTCCTCTTCTGCAGGGAATCGTAGTAATAATGAGCGGTCACACAGGGGATGACAATGAAGTCAGCACCGGCGTTCTCCAGAATTTTTGCGCTTCGAACCAATTGGGTCAGGGGAGTTGGCCCTTTCCTCTGGATGGCTAAAGTTCGATCTGGAATCTTTGGATTATTGTCAACCATAATTCTCAAATGGTCTTGATCTTTCTTAACCTTCGTCCCCTTGACGATCTTTGTGAAGAGGTCGATCGTAGCCGCCGGGCCCATTCCTCCTAAGATACCGATGATCTTTTCCGCCATCTCCCCTCCCTACTTTTAGAATGACTTTCTAATCCCCAATCTCCCCCTTTACTCAAGGAGGGGCGGGGGGATTACTTCAAAACTTTACTTAAAAAGGCTCGTGTCCTTTCCTCCCGGGGATGGTCAAAAAGACGATCCGGAGTTCCTTCTTCAATGATCTTCCCCTCATCCATAAGGATGACTCGGTCGGCCACCTCCTTCGCAAAACCCATCTCATGGCTCACCACCACCATGGTCATCCCTTCCTTGGCTAAATTCTTCATGACATCCAGTACCTCTCCGATCATCTCGGGGTCTAAAGCAGAGGTGGGTTCGTCGAAGAGCATGATCTTGGGCTGCATAGCTAAGGCCCTGGCAATGGCTACCCGTTGTTGTTGCCCTCCGGAAAGCTGAAAGGGATAGTTATCAGCCTTCTCAGGGATTCCCACCTTCTCCAAGAGACCACGAGCAATCCGTTCCGCTTCCTGTGAAGATCGCTTCCTTACCTTGATTTGAGCCAGGGTGATGTTCCGCAGTACACTGAGGTGGGGGAAAAGATTGAATTGCTGGAAGACCATTCCGATCTCTTCTCTCACCTTATGAATATTGGTTTTCGAATCGGTCAGGGGGATGCCATCAATGATGAGCGTCCCCCGGTCAATTTTTTCCAGATGATTAAGGCATCGAAGAAAGGTTGACTTTCCAGAGCCGCTCGGGCCGATGATGACGACTACCTCGGCCTTTTTGATGGTCGTCGTTACTCCATTGAGGGCTTTCACCTTTCCAAAACTCTTGTAGATATCTCCCACCTCAATCATAAGGACCTCAGAAACCTGTCACCCTTTGTTTCTCCACCTTGCGAGTGTAATAAGAAAGGGGATAGCAGATGATAAAATAGATGGCAGCGACCACGAGATAGATCTCCAGGGAACGGAAGGTCCTCTCAATGATCTCCTGCGCCGCGCGCGTGAGTTCAAAAGCGCCGATAATGGCGGCCAAGGAGGTATCTTTGATGAGGGTGGTGAAAAGATTCATCGCCGGGGGGAGCATCCGCCGGAGGGCCTGCGGAATGATCACATGAATCATCATCTGGAAATAGTTCATCCCTAAGGACTTGGCCGCATCGAATTGACCCGTGGGAAGGGAGTCGATAGCCCCGCGAACGATCTCCGCAGTATTTCCTGCAGCGAAGAGGCTCATGGCCAAGGCAGCTGAAGGGAAAGTCTTCAATCGAATTCCCAACGCCGGGAGTCCAAAGAAGATGAAGAACATCTGCATGATGATGGGGGTATCGCGGGTGATCTCCACAATAAAACTGGCCGGATATCGGATCAGACGGTTTTTAGAAAGTTTGGATAAGCCCAGGATAATTCCCAAGAAAGTTCCCAAGATGATCACAAGGCAAGCCAAGGCGATGGTGAATTTCACACCGGATAGGAGATAGGGTAGATTCTTAATAATAACGTCGAAGTCGAACATCATCTTTATCTACGTCTTATAAGCAAAACGCCTTTCCACATAGGACTGGATGTTAATCAAGATAAAAATGAGAATGAGATAAAAGATCGTCGCCGCCCCAAAGAGTTCAAAAGACCGGAAAGTCAGCGCATTCAGGTCTAAAGCAACCCAGGTCAGCTCCACCATCCCAATGACCGAGACCAGGGATGAATTCTTAACTAAGGCCACCCAGTTATTCCCGAGAGCCGGCAAGGAGATCCGTAAAGTTTGGGGAATAATGACATAGAGAAAGGTTTGAACTCCGGTGAGTCCCAATGACTTGGCTGCCTCAATCTGCCCCCTTGGAACCGCTTCCAATCCGGCACGGATCACTTCGGTGTTATAAGCTCCTACATAGAGAACGAGGGCGATCAGCCCCGAGACATAAGGAGAAAGTTTGATACCGATGCCAGGAAGTCCAAAGAAGATGATGAAGATCTGAATAAGAAGCGGCGTGTTCCGAAAGACCTCCACATAAACGGCTCCAACGAGATTGAGGATTTTAAACCTCGAAGTTCGGCCAACCGCCGCAAGGATTCCGATGGGCAATCCGATGAGAATCGCGAAGAAAGAGATCTCCACGGTGAGGAAGACCCCCTTCAGGAACAGGGGAAGATGCTTGATGATAATAGAGGGGTCTAATTGGTAGCCCATACAAGTTTATTTAAAACATATATAAGGCTGAGCAAAAAAGCCCAGATCCAAGGCAACCAAAATCTTGAGGAATGAGGCGTGCAGAGAGATACGCTGCCATGATAAAGGATGAACGCAAAGCCGCAGATGGGTATTTTGCATCAACCTTATAGACAATAAAATGGGATTGGAGATTGTCTCCAACCCCATGATGATTCTTGATCTCAATGACTATTTCAATTCTAAGAGGGCCTTTTTATTCTCTCCAAACCATTTGTCCCAAAGTTTCTGATAACTGTCGGTCTTCTTCATTTTTGTTAAGGTGGCATCCACGGAGTCGAGCCACTCCTTATCTCCTTTCCTCACCCCAAGTCCATAAGGGGCGGGACGGAAGGGCGGCCAGCCCGCGATCTTCAATTCCGGATTTCTCTTCTGAAGATCGAGAAGGAGAACATCGTCCTGGACGAAGGCCTCTACGCGACGGTCTTTCAAGGCTTGGAGCGATTCGGAATTATGCTGGAATTTGATCCGCTCCGCAGTGGGAACCAGTTCGCCGGTGACGATGTCGCCTGTAGAGCCCTGGGTAGTGGAGACCTTCTTCCCGGCCAGGTCTTGATATTTTCCAATCTTGCTGTCCTTGTGGACCAGGATGAGGTGGCCGGACATAAAATAGGGGATGCTGTAATCGATCACTTTCTTTCTTTCCTCAGTGATCGTCATGCTGGCCAAGATGATATCGATTTTATTGGTGGTCAGAAAAGCGATGCGGTTTCCTGAAGTGACGGCCACGAACTCTACGGCATTTTCCTTTCCAAAGAGCTCCTTGGCCAAAGCTTTGGCAACGTCGACATCGAACCCCTTATTCACCCCCTTCTCATCCACAAAACCGAAGGGTGGGAAATCGGTCTTCACTCCTGCGATCAGTTTTCCTCTCGCCTTGACATCCTGCAGGGTTCCTGCGATTCCCTCTCCGAATGAGATCAAAGTTAGGAGACTCAAGATAGAGAATAAAACTAAAAAATTTTT containing:
- a CDS encoding amino acid ABC transporter ATP-binding protein, whose product is MIEVGDIYKSFGKVKALNGVTTTIKKAEVVVIIGPSGSGKSTFLRCLNHLEKIDRGTLIIDGIPLTDSKTNIHKVREEIGMVFQQFNLFPHLSVLRNITLAQIKVRKRSSQEAERIARGLLEKVGIPEKADNYPFQLSGGQQQRVAIARALAMQPKIMLFDEPTSALDPEMIGEVLDVMKNLAKEGMTMVVVSHEMGFAKEVADRVILMDEGKIIEEGTPDRLFDHPREERTRAFLSKVLK
- a CDS encoding amino acid ABC transporter permease translates to MMFDFDVIIKNLPYLLSGVKFTIALACLVIILGTFLGIILGLSKLSKNRLIRYPASFIVEITRDTPIIMQMFFIFFGLPALGIRLKTFPSAALAMSLFAAGNTAEIVRGAIDSLPTGQFDAAKSLGMNYFQMMIHVIIPQALRRMLPPAMNLFTTLIKDTSLAAIIGAFELTRAAQEIIERTFRSLEIYLVVAAIYFIICYPLSYYTRKVEKQRVTGF
- a CDS encoding amino acid ABC transporter permease, with the protein product MGYQLDPSIIIKHLPLFLKGVFLTVEISFFAILIGLPIGILAAVGRTSRFKILNLVGAVYVEVFRNTPLLIQIFIIFFGLPGIGIKLSPYVSGLIALVLYVGAYNTEVIRAGLEAVPRGQIEAAKSLGLTGVQTFLYVIIPQTLRISLPALGNNWVALVKNSSLVSVIGMVELTWVALDLNALTFRSFELFGAATIFYLILIFILINIQSYVERRFAYKT
- a CDS encoding transporter substrate-binding domain-containing protein; this encodes MRMKNFLVLFSILSLLTLISFGEGIAGTLQDVKARGKLIAGVKTDFPPFGFVDEKGVNKGFDVDVAKALAKELFGKENAVEFVAVTSGNRIAFLTTNKIDIILASMTITEERKKVIDYSIPYFMSGHLILVHKDSKIGKYQDLAGKKVSTTQGSTGDIVTGELVPTAERIKFQHNSESLQALKDRRVEAFVQDDVLLLDLQKRNPELKIAGWPPFRPAPYGLGVRKGDKEWLDSVDATLTKMKKTDSYQKLWDKWFGENKKALLELK